One Cryptomeria japonica chromosome 9, Sugi_1.0, whole genome shotgun sequence genomic window carries:
- the LOC131038537 gene encoding short-chain dehydrogenase ptmH-like — MTEKEEEASNRPVVLVTGCGKGGIGFEYCKHFAQMGCDVYASDVGSVENMQELTAQNARIKTLCMDVTSDESVAAGVEEVVREAGRIDVVVNNAGVGATGPLAELPLAEVQRAWEINCLGHLRVVQTVVPHMVRRGHGTIVNVGSVVGAVSTPWAGAYCASKAALHAASEALRLELRPFGIRVVLVMPGAIRSNFGEANLQRLRERKWGLYAPFKEAILGRAVASQGANSTCPSAFASHIVAKVLMPRPPRRIVFGRMAGLLGILSVAPLWLRDLYFSRRFGL; from the coding sequence ATGACAGAAAAGGAGGAAGAGGCGTCAAACAGACCTGTGGTGCTAGTGACGGGGTGCGGCAAGGGCGGCATCGGCTTCGAGTACTGCAAACACTTTGCACAGATGGGCTGCGACGTGTATGCTTCTGACGTAGGGTCCGTCGAAAACATGCAAGAATTGACGGCGCAAAATGCAAGAATCAAGACGCTTTGCATGGACGTGACGTCGGACGAGAGCGTGGCGGCGGGGGTGGAGGAAGTGGTTCGAGAGGCGGGTAGAATTGATGTGGTGGTGAACAACGCTGGGGTGGGAGCCACGGGTCCCTTGGCGGAGCTCCCCCTTGCAGAGGTGCAGCGGGCATGGGAAATAAATTGCCTGGGCCACCTCCGTGTGGTCCAGACAGTTGTCCCTCACATGGTCCGGCGTGGGCATGGCACCATTGTTAATGTGGGTAGCGTTGTCGGTGCCGTGTCCACGCCTTGGGCCGGTGCTTATTGCGCCTCTAAGGCAGCGCTACATGCGGCCTCTGAGGCGCTTAGATTGGAGCTCCGGCCCTTTGGAATTCGGGTCGTTCTTGTTATGCCTGGTGCTATTAGGTCGAATTTTGGGGAGGCGAATTTGCAGCGGTTGAGAGAGCGTAAATGGGGTTTGTATGCACCATTTAAAGAAGCCATTTTGGGGCGGGCCGTGGCTTCGCAGGGAGCCAATTCTACTTGCCCATCTGCTTTTGCAAGTCATATTGTGGCTAAGGTTTTGATGCCTCGACCGCCTAGACGGATCGTTTTTGGTCGCATGGCGGGGCTTCTTGGCATACTCTCCGTGGCGCCGCTTTGGTTGCGTGATTTGTATTTTTCTAGACGATTTGGCCTTTGA